Genomic DNA from Fimbriimonas ginsengisoli Gsoil 348:
GATCGCTACGATGGGCCACCAATGTGGGTCGGGGCGAATTTCGAACCAGTCTTGCGCGTCTAAGGCGCGCTCTCGCAGTCTCTCTTTAAGCAGATTATTCATCTAACGACTCTCCGTTCAATGGCGCAGCCCCAAGGCGGGCTGCCAATCGGTTGGACTCGTCGAAGCGATTTAATGTGCCAGGGGGTGAATCTCGGCCTAGGACCGGTCAGAATGACCCGCGGAATGGCGTTGCTGCGAGTTGCACTGGTTGGATGCGGCCTCATTAGCGAGGCACACGCCCGCGCGTATGCCGGCCACCACGACCGGGCGCGTATCACGGTCTGCTTCGACACGGACCTCTCTAGAGCTGCGGAGCGGGCCGACGCGATCGGCGCTCGTGTCGCGTCCTCATACGAGGAGGTGCTGACCGATCCTGAAGTGGATTCGATCGAGCTTTGCACGCCGCCTCACCTTCATACAGATCAGGTGATCGCTGCCTTGGAGGCTGGGAAGCATGTTTCGTGCCAGAAGCCGCTAGCCCGGACGCTTGGTGAGTGCGACGCAATGATCGAGGCGGCCGAGCGATCGGGTCGAGTGCTGTTCTACGCGGAGATGTACCGAACGATGGGGGTCGCCGTCCGTGCGCGCGAGGTGGTGGAGTCGGGGCGCATCGGGAAGCTCGTGGGGATCCAGGCGACTTACGCCCATTGGCAGGGTGGGCCGTACCTCGACACGCCCTGGCGTTACAATCCGAAGGTGGCGGGAGGCGGGCAACTGCTCGACGGGGGAATCCACCATATTGCGCTGATGCGGTTGGTGGGGGGTGACGTTGAGGCCGCGTCTTGTTTTACGAACCGGATCCGGCCGGAACTTGGGGGCGACGACACGGCGACCGTCATTCTTAGGTTTGCGGAAGGGCACCTAGGAACCTTGATGTCGACCCAAGCGGCGGGAACGTGGTTCCCGGGACCGGGGTTCGTTGCCTTTGGGACGGAGGGGATTCTGACGATCGGAGGGCCATACGGAGGTCTCGTCGTTCATCACGACGATCTGCCCGATCGCCGGGAGGTGCTGATCTCCGAACGAGCCGACGCCTTCGGCGAGATGGTCGGGCACTTCTTGGACGTGGTACTGGATGGCGTCCCCAGCCGTGCGACCGCTCAAACCGGCCGAGAAGATCTACGCACGGTCTTGGCGGCGTACCGGTCGGCGGACGAGGGGCGCTCGGTTTTGTTGAGCGAGCTGCCATAGCATAGTTGGCAAATCGACCGGCAGATTTGGGAGGATTGTTTCCGAGAGCGACAGGAGACGTGCGAGACAAATATAGTTTGACAATCCAGGTTCACCCGTAGCCCAGGGATTTATCCCCGGTAAAACCTTGAACCGCGGCTAAAGCCACGGGCTTACAGGCCAAATAAATGTAAACCTAATTTGTCAATGACGATGAAGGCGCCGCCACGGAGCGCTGTATCAGGGGGTTGGCGCAGGGCCGGAGCTGCCGCGGGGGAGGAGCTCGACGCCGAATCGGACGACCTCATCGGGTAGCCGGTCTTCGCCGAGACGATCGATCAATAGGTTGGCGGCTCGCTTTCCGATGGCGTGCAGAGGCTGGTGAAATGTTGTGAGCGGTGGGCTCATCGTCTGGCCCTTCGGGTCGTCGTCGACGCCGACGAACGACATGTCCCGGGGAACCGAAACCCCTCGTCGCTGCAGCAGCGGTATCAGGTCGACGGCCATGGCGTCGTGCCAGCAAAAAACGCCGGTTCGCCGAGGGGATTCCTGCGCAAGGATATCGGCCAACGCTTCGATCGATTGGATCTCGCGGAGGCGAAAGGTTTGGACGGCATCGCCGTCGAAGCCAGCGGACGCCAGGCGGGCTCGAAACGCGCGCTCCCTTTCATTCGAAGCAGTGACGATCGAGCTAACGGCGATGAAGGCGAACCTCTTGTGTCCGAGCTCCAGGAGATGGGTCG
This window encodes:
- a CDS encoding Gfo/Idh/MocA family protein, producing the protein MNLGLGPVRMTRGMALLRVALVGCGLISEAHARAYAGHHDRARITVCFDTDLSRAAERADAIGARVASSYEEVLTDPEVDSIELCTPPHLHTDQVIAALEAGKHVSCQKPLARTLGECDAMIEAAERSGRVLFYAEMYRTMGVAVRAREVVESGRIGKLVGIQATYAHWQGGPYLDTPWRYNPKVAGGGQLLDGGIHHIALMRLVGGDVEAASCFTNRIRPELGGDDTATVILRFAEGHLGTLMSTQAAGTWFPGPGFVAFGTEGILTIGGPYGGLVVHHDDLPDRREVLISERADAFGEMVGHFLDVVLDGVPSRATAQTGREDLRTVLAAYRSADEGRSVLLSELP